In Polycladomyces zharkentensis, one DNA window encodes the following:
- the yidD gene encoding membrane protein insertion efficiency factor YidD, translating to MRTIALWLIRFYRRFLSPLKPPTCRFYPTCSAYGYEAIRKYGVIKGGWLTAKRIGKCHPFHPGGYDPVP from the coding sequence ATGAGGACAATCGCATTGTGGCTGATCCGGTTTTACCGTCGGTTTCTCTCCCCGCTGAAACCGCCTACATGCCGTTTTTATCCCACGTGTTCGGCGTACGGCTACGAGGCGATCCGAAAGTATGGCGTCATCAAGGGCGGATGGTTGACGGCGAAACGGATCGGCAAATGTCATCCCTTTCACCCCGGTGGTTACGATCCGGTGCCATGA
- the jag gene encoding RNA-binding cell elongation regulator Jag/EloR translates to MKKVIVTAKTVEAAIEEALRQLNTSRDKIRVTVLEEPSRGFFGLFGVRPAKVEAELVTTPVDDAVQFLENVLATMGVSATVEARTDSRPVVIDIRGDDLGMVIGRHGQTLNALQYLVNIVANRHHSGFTRFQLDAQGYRKRREESLQHLADRIAKQVLKSGKAVALEPMTPMERKVIHTHIQKYDRLTTYSEGEEPRRRVVVALAAKA, encoded by the coding sequence TTGAAAAAGGTAATTGTGACGGCGAAGACAGTGGAGGCGGCGATCGAGGAAGCGTTGCGCCAATTGAACACCTCGCGCGACAAGATCCGCGTGACCGTCCTGGAGGAGCCCAGCCGAGGTTTCTTCGGTTTGTTCGGCGTGCGCCCCGCCAAAGTGGAGGCGGAGCTTGTCACCACGCCTGTCGATGATGCCGTGCAATTCCTTGAAAATGTCCTTGCGACGATGGGAGTGTCCGCCACGGTGGAGGCGCGGACCGATTCCCGTCCGGTGGTGATTGACATTCGCGGTGACGATCTTGGGATGGTGATCGGACGTCACGGTCAGACGTTGAATGCGTTGCAATATCTGGTCAATATCGTGGCCAACCGTCATCACTCAGGTTTTACCCGCTTTCAACTGGATGCACAGGGGTATCGCAAACGGCGGGAGGAATCCCTCCAACATCTGGCTGATCGAATTGCCAAACAAGTACTGAAATCGGGCAAGGCCGTGGCGTTGGAACCGATGACGCCAATGGAGCGAAAGGTGATACACACCCACATTCAAAAGTATGACAGGCTGACCACTTACAGCGAGGGGGAGGAACCCCGCCGACGTGTCGTCGTTGCCTTGGCCGCCAAAGCGTGA
- a CDS encoding YidC/Oxa1 family membrane protein insertase has translation MVLTVAGCAPNTNAKYHIDTKNSLWDRFLVYPLTVLMEQAKDLLGNYGWAILVLTVLIRLLILPLTIKQMKSSQAMQKLQPEINRLREKYKDNPQKLQEETVKLFQKHNVNPMAGCLPLLIQLPILIGFYQSLMGNPHISNSDFLWMHLGSADPYYVLPVLAGITTYLQSIMMGMGNNPQARVFLFVMPVMIFVLALSFPSALALYWVYSNLFTMVQYYFIGDKYKVKREGAAR, from the coding sequence ATGGTGTTGACCGTTGCCGGTTGTGCTCCCAATACCAATGCCAAATACCATATCGATACGAAGAACAGCCTGTGGGACCGATTTTTGGTCTATCCGCTCACGGTGTTGATGGAACAAGCCAAAGATTTGCTGGGTAACTACGGTTGGGCGATTCTGGTGCTGACCGTGCTGATCCGCCTGTTGATCCTGCCTCTGACGATCAAACAGATGAAGAGTTCCCAGGCGATGCAGAAGCTGCAACCGGAGATCAACCGGCTGCGGGAGAAGTACAAGGACAATCCGCAAAAACTGCAGGAAGAAACCGTCAAACTGTTCCAGAAACACAATGTCAATCCGATGGCCGGATGCCTGCCGTTATTGATCCAATTACCGATTCTGATCGGCTTTTACCAGTCGCTCATGGGTAACCCTCATATCAGTAACTCGGATTTCTTGTGGATGCATCTGGGTTCTGCGGACCCGTACTACGTCCTGCCCGTGCTGGCAGGGATCACCACATACCTGCAATCGATCATGATGGGAATGGGCAACAACCCGCAAGCGCGCGTCTTCCTGTTCGTGATGCCGGTCATGATCTTCGTGCTGGCGCTCAGCTTCCCGTCGGCACTGGCATTGTACTGGGTGTACAGCAACTTGTTCACTATGGTGCAGTATTACTTCATAGGAGATAAATATAAAGTGAAGCGGGAGGGTGCGGCCCGTTGA
- the mnmE gene encoding tRNA uridine-5-carboxymethylaminomethyl(34) synthesis GTPase MnmE, which produces MENDTIAAISTPVGEGGIAVIRVSGPEAIPIVDSVYRGKQSLKEADSHTVHYGHIVHPETGERIDEVLVTVMRAPRTFTREDVVEVSCHGGMVPVQNTLEVLLSAGARLAEPGEFTKRAFLNGRIDLSQAEAVIDLIRAKTDRAARVAMHQAEGRLSKMIRRLRQKIIESLAHLAVNVDYPEYDAEEMTANKLLKECREVEAEIDRLLQTARQGKILREGIATVIVGRPNVGKSSLLNALTHENKAIVTDIPGTTRDVIEEYVNVRGVPLRLIDTAGIRETEDVVERIGVERSHRALEQADLVILVLNHNEPLTEDDHRLIELIREQTAIVMVNKTDLPRRIDLDEVKRLIGDKPLITTSLKEERGIDDLEQAIADLFFTGKMEAGETAIVSNARHIHLLERAKRSVREVIDGIESGMPLDMVEIDLKNAWQALGEIIGDAVAEDLIDQIFSQFCLGK; this is translated from the coding sequence ATGGAAAATGATACGATCGCGGCCATCTCCACACCTGTCGGAGAAGGTGGGATCGCCGTGATCCGGGTGAGCGGCCCGGAGGCGATTCCGATCGTGGATTCGGTCTATCGTGGAAAACAATCGCTGAAAGAAGCGGATTCCCATACGGTACATTACGGACATATCGTTCATCCGGAGACGGGAGAACGAATTGACGAGGTATTGGTCACGGTGATGCGGGCACCCCGTACGTTTACGCGGGAAGACGTGGTGGAAGTGAGTTGCCACGGCGGGATGGTCCCCGTCCAAAACACCCTGGAAGTCCTGTTGTCTGCCGGGGCACGGCTGGCGGAACCGGGCGAATTCACCAAACGCGCGTTTTTGAACGGACGGATCGACTTGTCGCAGGCAGAGGCGGTGATTGACCTGATCCGCGCCAAAACGGACCGGGCGGCCCGGGTCGCCATGCACCAGGCGGAAGGACGATTGTCCAAGATGATCCGGCGCCTGCGCCAGAAAATCATCGAATCGCTGGCCCATCTGGCGGTCAATGTGGACTATCCCGAATACGACGCGGAAGAGATGACAGCCAACAAGCTGCTCAAGGAATGCCGCGAGGTGGAAGCGGAAATTGACCGGCTGCTGCAAACGGCCCGTCAGGGCAAAATTTTGCGCGAAGGGATCGCCACAGTGATCGTCGGCCGTCCCAATGTGGGCAAATCTTCTTTGTTGAACGCGCTCACGCATGAAAACAAAGCGATCGTCACCGACATCCCCGGTACGACCCGGGACGTGATCGAGGAATACGTCAACGTACGGGGAGTGCCTTTGCGGCTGATCGACACCGCCGGTATCCGGGAAACGGAGGACGTGGTGGAACGGATCGGGGTGGAGCGTTCCCATCGTGCACTGGAACAGGCGGATCTGGTCATTTTGGTACTCAATCACAATGAGCCTTTGACTGAGGACGATCATCGGCTGATTGAACTCATCCGTGAACAAACCGCCATCGTGATGGTGAATAAAACGGACCTGCCCCGGCGCATCGATTTGGATGAAGTAAAACGGCTGATCGGCGACAAACCGCTCATCACCACGTCGCTGAAGGAAGAGCGGGGGATCGACGATTTGGAGCAAGCGATTGCGGATCTCTTTTTCACCGGCAAAATGGAAGCGGGGGAAACTGCCATCGTCAGCAATGCCCGCCACATTCACCTGTTGGAACGGGCCAAGCGAAGTGTCCGGGAAGTGATTGACGGCATTGAATCGGGCATGCCGCTGGATATGGTGGAGATCGATTTGAAAAACGCCTGGCAAGCCTTGGGTGAAATTATCGGTGATGCGGTGGCGGAAGACTTGATTGACCAGATCTTTTCCCAGTTCTGCTTGGGAAAATAA